One Labrys wisconsinensis genomic window, GAACGGCGAAGGAAGCCTATCGTAATGACGCATTTTCTACCAGATCCGGCGCCGTATCCTTCGCTTTTCGCAGAGCCGGGAGACGAGAGTTGGACCTGCCGACCACAACCGCCGCCCTCGCCCTGCCCGCCGTGCTGACGATCGTGACGGTCGGCCTCTGGGCCACGGCCCGCCTGCCGGAATATCTCACGGCGCTGCTGTTCTTCGCCGCGGCCATGATCCTGCGCGTCGCCCCGGCCGAGACGGTGTTCTCCGGCTTCGGCTCCTCCGCCTTCTGGCTGATCCTCAGCGGCTTCGTCCTCGGCGCGGCGATCCGCAAGGTCGGCCTCGCCGACCGCATCGCCCGCCTGCTGGCGGCCCATCTCCTCGGCTCCTGGCCGCGCCTGGTCGGCGGGGTGGTGCTGGCGACCTATGCGCTGGCCTTCGTCATGCCCTCCAACATGGGCCGCATCGCCCTCTTGATGCCGATCGTCATGGCGCTGGCCGAGCGGGCCGGGCTCGCCGAGGGCAGCCCGGGGCGCATCGGCCTGGCGCTGGCCGTCGGCTTCGGCACGTTCCAGCTCTCCGCCAGCATCCTGCCGGCCAACGTGCCGAACATGGTGATGGCCGGCGCGGCGGAGGGCGCCTACGGCCTGCGCCTGGCCTACCTGCCCTATCTCCTTCTGCACGCGCCGGTGCTGAGCCTGGGCAAGGGCGCGGCGCTCGTGGCCGCGATCGTCGCGCTGTTTCCGGCCAAGCCGGCAGGGACCGTCGCCGCCGAGCCGCCGGCGCCGGCCTTCGGCCCGGCGGAGCGGCGCCTGTCGCTGATCCTCGCGGCCACGCTGGCGCTGTGGATGACCGACGCGCTGCACGGCGTCTCGCCGGCCTGGGTCGGCCTCGCCGCGGCCTGCCTGTGCCTCCTGCCGCGGATCGGCTTCCTCAGCGGCGAAGACTTCGCGGCGGGGGTGAACGTGCGCACCTGCCTCTACATCGCCGGCATTCTCGGCCTCGCCGCTGTGGTGGCGCAGACCGGCCTCGGGGCGGCGATCGGGCGCGGCGTTCTGGCTCTGCTGCCGCTCGACCCGGCCCGGCCGGCGCTCGGCTTCGCCTCGCTCGCGGCGCTGACGGCGGCGTTGAACTTCCTGGTCACCGCCAACGGCGTGCCGGCGCTGTTCACGCCGCTGGCCCACCTGCTCGCCGACGGCACCGGCCTGCCGCTCGCCACCGTGCTGATGGTGCAGGTGATCGGCTATGCCACGCCGATCCTGCCCTATCAGGCCTCGCCCATCGTGGTGGCGATGGGCATGGAGAAGGTGCTGGCGCGGGACGGGGCCAGGCTCTGCCTCGTCCTCGCGCTCTTCAGCTATGCGGTGCTGCTGCCGCTCGACTATGGCTGGTTCCGGCTGCTCGGCTGGATCGGGCCGTAAGCCGGCGCGACATCAGGCCCGCAGCGCCTCGGCGATCTGCACCGCGTTCAGCGCCGCGCCCTTGAGGAGCTGGTCGCCGACCACGAACAGGGCCAGCGTCCGGCCCGAGGGATCGCCGATATCGGTGCGGATGCGGCCGACCAGCACCTCGTCCCGCCCGGAGGCCTCGGAAGGCATGGGGAAGTGGTTGGCCGACCGGTCATCGACCAGGCGCAGGCCCGGCGCGGCCGCCAGGCGCTCGCGCGCCTCCTCCGGCGTCACCACCGCATCGAATTCGATGTTGATCGCCATGGCGTGGGCCCGCAGCACCGGCACGCGCACGCAGGTGATGCCGATCGGCAGGCCGGGCGCATCGAGGATGCGGCGGGTCTCGGCCACCACCTTCAGCTCCTCGCCGTTATAGCCGCTCGCCGGGTCGATATCGGCATTGTGGCTGAACAGGTTGAAGGCATAGGGGTGGGGCAGCACCGTCGGGGCATAGGGCTCGCCCCGGAGATAGGCCGCGGTCGAGGCGCGCAACTCCTCCATGGCGGCGGCGCCGGCGCCGGAGGCGGCCTGGTAGGTGGCGAGACTGAGCCGGCGGATGGGATGGGCGCGGTGCAGCGGGGCGAGCGCCACCGTGGCGATGGCGGCGACGCAGTTGGGGTTGGCGAGGATGCCGCGATGCTGCGCCAGCGCCGCGCCGTTGACCTCGGGCACGACCAGCGGCACCGCCGGATCCATGCGGAAGGCCGAGGAATTGTCGACGACGACGGCGCCCGCCGCCACGGCGATCGGGGCATAGCGCTTGGAAATGCCGCTGCCGGCCGAGAACAGGGCGAGGTCGACGCCGGCGAAGCTCGCCTCGGTCAGCTCCTCGATGACGATGTCGCGGCCGCGGAACGGCAGCGTCCTGCCGGCCGAGCGGGCCGAGGCGAGGAGGCGCAGGGCGCCGAGGGGAAAGCCGCGCGCTTCCAGGCACTTCAAGAGCTCGACGCCGACGGCGCCGGTGGCCCCGACGATGGCGACGACGGGCGAAGCGGCGCCGGCCGGGCGCGATGCGGCTAGGGACGGATTGGAAAGGTCGAGCATGACGTCTCTCTTGGGGTGATGCAGGGAGAGACGAGGTGCGGTCTTCAAGAGCGGGCCCCGTCCATCTCTGGCGGGGCTGTCCGGTGGCTCTAGGTGGCCGCGACCGGCCACGCACCAGTGGACACCCCCGCGCAAGCGGTGGTTTTCACGGTGCGTTTCGTGGTGTGGCGGGCGACCATGGCCAAGCCCTTAGCACAGCGGCCACAGCGCGCCAAGCGGTCGAGCGCAGCTTCATCCACAGGAGCGGCCCGACGTGCGCGTCAGGCCGTCTCGCCGAACACGCCGAGCATGTCGAAGGCGACCGGCCGCCGGCGGTCGAGGGCGAGGCCGTCCTGCAATTCCTCGATATGGTGCCGCATGAGGGCGACCGCGGCCTCGACCTCCCGCTCCCCGCAATGACGGATCAGCGTCTCGTGATGCTCGTGCCAGCAGGCGAGCCCGGTCAGGTTCTCGAACAGGTTGATGATCAGGCTCGTCCGCGCCACCAGGAGACGGACCTGCTCGGCGAGGATGCGGTTGCCCGAGAGGTCCGCCATCAGCATGTGGAAGCCGCCGGAGAGGTGGATGGCCTCGCGCACCCGGCCCTGCGCCCGCAGGGCCCGCTCCTGGAGGAGGTTCTGCGACAGCGCCTCGATCGCCGCCGCGTCGCCGGCGCGCGCCACCGCCTCCGTCGTGCCGGCCTCGATGGCGATCCGCGCGGCGAAGATCTCGCGCGCCTCCGCCGCATCGGGAGCCGCGACATAGGCGCCCCGGTTGGCGAAGGTCACCACCAGCTTCTCCCAGGCGAGCCGCTGCAGGGCAGCGCTGACGGCCCGCCGCGGCAAGCCGAACGCCTCCATCAGGGCGAGCTCGCTGAGCTTGGTGCCGGGCAGCAGGCGCTGGTCGACGATCGCCGAGAACAGGTGCCGATAGGCGTCGTCCGCCGTCTTCGCCTTCGGCCGGTTCCTGGCGTTCATGACGCCGACGAGGCGCCCCTTCTGCTGCTTCATGGGCTCACTGTGCCGTAAATTCGCGCTCAAGATTGCGCGCAATCATGCGCAAGCTCTTGTTCCATATCAAGCGCGCAATTGGCACGCCGGTTGCAACGACGATGCTATCGGCGATCGCCCTTCCCGGGCGAGCCAACGCAAGGACCGCCGCCATGCCGCTGCCTTCGACGAGCCGCCGGACCTTCCTGCAGGCGGCGCTCGCTTCGCCCTTCGTCCTCGGCGCCGGGCTCGCCCGGGCGGCCGGGCCCCTCAAGGTCTCGCTCGCCGCGCCCTTCGACGGATCGAACGCGGCGTTCTTCCTGGCACAGAGCCGGGGCTGGTACCGGGATGCCGGGCTCGACTGCCAGTTCGACGCCTCGAACGGCTCGGGCGAGGCGGTCTCGCGCGTCGGCTCCGGCGTCTACGACCTCGGCATCGCCGACATCAACGTCATGCTCGAGTTCAACGTGAAGAACCCGGACTTCGCGGTCCGCGACGTCTACATGCTCTATTATCGCAGCCCGCTCTGCGTCGGCACGCTGGCGAAGACCGGCATCGCCAAGCCCGCCGATCTCGCCGGCCGCACCATCGGCGCGGCAGCCACCGACGGCGCCTACCGACTGTTCCCGGCCTATGCCAAGGCGGCGGGCATCGACGGCTCGGCCGTCAAATGGCAGATGGTCGGCCTGCAGCTGCGCGAGGCGGTGCTGGCGCG contains:
- a CDS encoding SLC13 family permease is translated as MDLPTTTAALALPAVLTIVTVGLWATARLPEYLTALLFFAAAMILRVAPAETVFSGFGSSAFWLILSGFVLGAAIRKVGLADRIARLLAAHLLGSWPRLVGGVVLATYALAFVMPSNMGRIALLMPIVMALAERAGLAEGSPGRIGLALAVGFGTFQLSASILPANVPNMVMAGAAEGAYGLRLAYLPYLLLHAPVLSLGKGAALVAAIVALFPAKPAGTVAAEPPAPAFGPAERRLSLILAATLALWMTDALHGVSPAWVGLAAACLCLLPRIGFLSGEDFAAGVNVRTCLYIAGILGLAAVVAQTGLGAAIGRGVLALLPLDPARPALGFASLAALTAALNFLVTANGVPALFTPLAHLLADGTGLPLATVLMVQVIGYATPILPYQASPIVVAMGMEKVLARDGARLCLVLALFSYAVLLPLDYGWFRLLGWIGP
- a CDS encoding aspartate-semialdehyde dehydrogenase; this encodes MLDLSNPSLAASRPAGAASPVVAIVGATGAVGVELLKCLEARGFPLGALRLLASARSAGRTLPFRGRDIVIEELTEASFAGVDLALFSAGSGISKRYAPIAVAAGAVVVDNSSAFRMDPAVPLVVPEVNGAALAQHRGILANPNCVAAIATVALAPLHRAHPIRRLSLATYQAASGAGAAAMEELRASTAAYLRGEPYAPTVLPHPYAFNLFSHNADIDPASGYNGEELKVVAETRRILDAPGLPIGITCVRVPVLRAHAMAINIEFDAVVTPEEARERLAAAPGLRLVDDRSANHFPMPSEASGRDEVLVGRIRTDIGDPSGRTLALFVVGDQLLKGAALNAVQIAEALRA
- a CDS encoding GntR family transcriptional regulator, yielding MKQQKGRLVGVMNARNRPKAKTADDAYRHLFSAIVDQRLLPGTKLSELALMEAFGLPRRAVSAALQRLAWEKLVVTFANRGAYVAAPDAAEAREIFAARIAIEAGTTEAVARAGDAAAIEALSQNLLQERALRAQGRVREAIHLSGGFHMLMADLSGNRILAEQVRLLVARTSLIINLFENLTGLACWHEHHETLIRHCGEREVEAAVALMRHHIEELQDGLALDRRRPVAFDMLGVFGETA
- a CDS encoding ABC transporter substrate-binding protein, producing the protein MPLPSTSRRTFLQAALASPFVLGAGLARAAGPLKVSLAAPFDGSNAAFFLAQSRGWYRDAGLDCQFDASNGSGEAVSRVGSGVYDLGIADINVMLEFNVKNPDFAVRDVYMLYYRSPLCVGTLAKTGIAKPADLAGRTIGAAATDGAYRLFPAYAKAAGIDGSAVKWQMVGLQLREAVLARGDVEAILGFDSTMYFGLKKAGVAPEDIRFLYYPDAGLDLYGNGIIVSSKLRGQSPEVVQRFVAVTARAWQASIADPAAAIDALRQHSPLINAPQELDKLRWLVDHQLVTPESRAGGLGGVDPARLEKAIATVVAAYGLPTAPGVGEVFDATFLPGADLRKVPA